The segment GCCTGGCACCATTTTGTCAAGTTATTGATAAGCCCCAAAAATTTGGGCAGATTAAATAATGCCATGGGAGGAAGAAAAAATGTCCGAAAAAGACGAATTGCTTGCTGAGCAGCTTGAAAAACTGGTATTGTATTTCGAAAAGATGCGTTTGGCTCAATATGTGGAGCTGCTGCAAAATCCATGGCGGCTAGCTTATGTGAATTTCTTGGCGGGCTTGGCTAGAGGATTGGGATATGGTTTGGGTATTACGGTATTACTTGGTCTGGTAGTCTTCCTTCTTAGGCAGGTAGTAATGTTGA is part of the Metallumcola ferriviriculae genome and harbors:
- a CDS encoding DUF5665 domain-containing protein; its protein translation is MSEKDELLAEQLEKLVLYFEKMRLAQYVELLQNPWRLAYVNFLAGLARGLGYGLGITVLLGLVVFLLRQVVMLNLPIISDFIAQIVRMVIQRY